In the genome of Drosophila subpulchrella strain 33 F10 #4 breed RU33 chromosome 2L, RU_Dsub_v1.1 Primary Assembly, whole genome shotgun sequence, one region contains:
- the LOC119546198 gene encoding uncharacterized protein LOC119546198 has protein sequence MPRPTKNVSFLFPTKSSNLSVIVDDEDFVDLEEGDEHKSNVSLNTNLTRAQSLILDYKQFKAARTIQRYARGWMVRNRQRKLEESAIVVQKWWRRFQTQRNFLFVVEKLLQEAMWAHYQRSATLVQTLYRGWWSRKHIFDLTVLKSLQNTLAKDLIHTLVKDLHSTKNSQLLPGVYTIRDSRICLKTLEQLMATFGYRYYNAQACYKMNKTLATVAQARKTFKSADFLTDIPYAGFNDRGFCVNKQLSSTSLNKRDTDHFELIRTFLAGYRKMDLSITAKIEQKAINLAEELRLIKIQERENKKKSFVKRIFLDMRNWHHPNGEPFLPSHIFKKNDMVVVLDNAKKALEFEFGQLEPCVCPTTEDLDYLANPQ, from the exons ATGCCAAGGCCGACAAAAAACGTCTCGTTCTTGTTCCCTAC gaAATCGAGTAACCTGTCGGTGATTGTCGACGATGAGGATTTCGTGGATCTGGAGGAAGGTGATGAGCATAAGAGTAACGTCAGCCTGAACACAAATTTAACGCG AGCTCAAAGTCTTATTTTGGACTACAAGCAGTTCAAGGCCGCTCGCACAATTCAGCGCTATGCTCGCGGTTGGATGGTTCGCAATCGTCAGAGAAAACTAGAAGAGTCTGCGATCGTAGTTCAGAAATGGTGGCGCCGTTTCCAGACCCAGAgaaatttcctttttgtggTCGAAAAGTTACTGCAGGAGGCTATGTGGGCCCATTACCAAAGATCTGCCACCCTGGTTCAGACCCTCTATCGCGGCTGGTGGTCGCGAAAGCACATTTTCGATCTCACCGTCTTGAAGAGCCTACAGAACACCCTGGCCAAGGATCTTATCCACACTTTGGTCAAGGATTTGCACTCGACCAAGAATTCCCAGCTGCTGCCTGGCGTTTACACGATACGAGATTCGCG AATTTGCTTGAAAACTTTGGAGCAGCTGATGGCAACTTTTGGATACCGCTATTATAATGCCCAGGCTTGTTACAAAATGAACAAAACATTGGCGACTGTGGCGCAGGCACGAAAGACCTTTAAGTCAGCAGATTTTTTAACGGATATACCATATGCCGGTTTTAATGACCGCGGCTTTTGTGTAAATAAGCAGCTTTCGAGTACGAGCCTTAACAAAAGAGATACTGATCATTTTGAGTTGATTCGCACATTTTTGGCCGGCTATCGAAAAATGGACTTGTCAATAACGGCTAAGATCGAACAAAAAGCTATCAATTTGGCTGAAGAACTTC gtttaataaaaatacaagAGAGGGAGAACAAAAAGAAGAGTTTTGTCAAGCGCATTTTCCTTGACATGAGAAACTGGCACCATCCGAATGGGGAGCCATTTCTTCCCAGCCACATTTTCAAGAAAAATGACATGGTTGTAGTTCTGGATAATGCAAAGAAGGCCCTGGAGTTTGAGTTTGGTCAACTGGAGCCCTGTGTTTGTCCCACAACCGAAGACTTGGACTACCTTGCAAACCCCCAATGA